The Plectropomus leopardus isolate mb chromosome 15, YSFRI_Pleo_2.0, whole genome shotgun sequence genome has a segment encoding these proteins:
- the zbtb18 gene encoding zinc finger and BTB domain-containing protein 18 isoform X2 — translation MHTAAGYEDGKMEFPDHSRHLLQCLSEQRHQGFLCDSTVLVGDAQFRAHRAVLASCSMYFHLFYKDQLDKRDVVHLNSDIVTAPAFSLLLEFMYEGKLQFQDLPVEDVLAAASYLHMYDIVKVCKKRLKQKATAEADSTRREEDGGSSCSDKADSLSDGSTGRPATADLLHSDEEEEGKGEGGPLWLRLPSADRPGTPAMATTSPHGEAEMQGGEALGEGGKLLSPAGSPTSSTGSLSQRSHRSVSSRGGHRGRRVSNDAADCVLDLSVKPIAGSNHSNHHQSYFSGAATPDSLQSPLAVRVKVERGVASDEEEELGGGDYEMEHSGITKATVPSANGGLTHHGVGGPLSAQRRLGLEAHLSALREASLASELEREEKPSATADDEDILGGENERAQAEAASMDNSLLPYVSNMLSAQHTQIFMCPLCNKVFPSPHILQLHLSSHFREQEGIRSKPAGDVNVPTCTICSKTFSCMYTLKRHERTHSGEKPYTCTTCGKSFQYSHNLSRHAVVHTREKPHACKWCERRFTQSGDLYRHIRKFHCELVNSLSVKSEPLALPNVRDWAIEDSSQELWK, via the exons ATGCATACTGCTGCAG gttaTGAGGACGGCAAGATGGAGTTCCCAGatcacagcagacatttacTCCAGTGTCTGAGCGAGCAGCGGCACCAGGGCTTCCTGTGTGACTCCACGGTGCTGGTGGGCGATGCCCAGTTCCGGGCCCACCGTGCCGTGTTGGCCTCCTGCAGCATGTACTTTCACCTCTTCTACAAGGACCAGCTGGACAAGCGAGACGTGGTGCACCTCAACAGCGACATTGTCACAGCCCCGGCCTTTTCCCTGCTCCTGGAGTTCATGTACGAGGGCAAGCTGCAGTTCCAGGACCTTCCCGTAGAGGATGTGCTGGCAGCGGCCAGCTACTTGCACATGTATGACATTGTCAAGGTGTGTAAGAAACGTTTGAAGCAGAAGGCCACGGCGGAGGCAGACAGCACGCGCAGAGAAGAGGACGGTGGCTCCAGCTGCTCCGATAAGGCCGACAGTCTATCAGATGGGTCTACGGGCCGGCCTGCGACTGCCGACCTGCTGCacagtgatgaagaggaggaggggaagggcGAGGGAGGACCGCTGTGGCTGAGGCTGCCGTCTGCAGACAGACCAGGGACGCCAGCCATGGCTACAACAAGCCCGCACGGCGAGGCGGAGATGCAGGGTGGGGAGGCGctgggggagggagggaagctGCTTTCCCCGGCAGGCAGCCCCACCAGCTCCACCGGATCCCTCTCACAGAGATCCCACCGCTCCGTGAGCTCTCGTGGAGGGCACAGGGGCAGGAGGGTGTCGAATGATGCGGCTGACTGCGTCCTGGACCTGTCAGTCAAGCCGATCGCCGGTAGCAACCACAGTAACCACCACCAGTCCTATTTCAGCGGAGCAGCCACACCAGACAGCCTCCAGAGCCCATTGGCTGTGAGGGTGAAGGTGGAGAGGGGTGTGGCTTCGGACGAGGAAGAGGAGCTGGGAGGTGGGGACTATGAAATGGAGCACAGCGGCATCACCAAGGCCACGGTTCCCAGCGCCAATGGGGGCCTGACCCACCACGGGGTCGGAGGGCCTCTGTCGGCCCAGAGGAGGCTCGGCCTGGAAGCGCACCTGTCCGCTCTACGAGAGGCCTCTCTGGCCTCGGAGCTGGAGCGTGAGGAGAAGCCTTCGGCCACGGCAGACGACGAGGACATACTGGGGGGTGAAAATGAGCGCGCCCAGGCCGAGGCGGCCAGCATGGATAATTCCCTGCTGCCCTACGTCTCCAACATGCTCTCAGCGCAACACACCCAGATCTTCATGTGCCCGCTGTGTAACAAGGTATTCCCCTCCCCGCACATCCTCCAGCTTCACCTCAGCTCCCACTTCAGGGAGCAGGAGGGCATCCGCTCCAAGCCCGCCGGGGACGTCAACGTGCCCACCTGCACCATCTGCAGCAAGACCTTCTCCTGCATGTACACGCTGAAGCGCCACGAGCGGACACACTCCGGTGAGAAACCCTACACCTGCACCACCTGCGGCAAGAGCTTCCAGTACTCACACAACCTCAGCCGCCACGCAGTGGTGCACACGCGTGAGAAGCCGCATGCTTGTAAGTGGTGCGAGCGGCGCTTCACGCAGTCCGGGGACCTCTACCGACACATTCGCAAGTTCCATTGCGAACTGGTCAACTCGCTGTCAGTGAAGAGCGAACCGCTGGCGCTGCCCAATGTCAGGGATTGGGCGATTGAGGACAGCTCCCAGGAACTGTGGAAGTAG
- the zbtb18 gene encoding zinc finger and BTB domain-containing protein 18 isoform X1, with translation MYFLRQDKSTWLTGYEDGKMEFPDHSRHLLQCLSEQRHQGFLCDSTVLVGDAQFRAHRAVLASCSMYFHLFYKDQLDKRDVVHLNSDIVTAPAFSLLLEFMYEGKLQFQDLPVEDVLAAASYLHMYDIVKVCKKRLKQKATAEADSTRREEDGGSSCSDKADSLSDGSTGRPATADLLHSDEEEEGKGEGGPLWLRLPSADRPGTPAMATTSPHGEAEMQGGEALGEGGKLLSPAGSPTSSTGSLSQRSHRSVSSRGGHRGRRVSNDAADCVLDLSVKPIAGSNHSNHHQSYFSGAATPDSLQSPLAVRVKVERGVASDEEEELGGGDYEMEHSGITKATVPSANGGLTHHGVGGPLSAQRRLGLEAHLSALREASLASELEREEKPSATADDEDILGGENERAQAEAASMDNSLLPYVSNMLSAQHTQIFMCPLCNKVFPSPHILQLHLSSHFREQEGIRSKPAGDVNVPTCTICSKTFSCMYTLKRHERTHSGEKPYTCTTCGKSFQYSHNLSRHAVVHTREKPHACKWCERRFTQSGDLYRHIRKFHCELVNSLSVKSEPLALPNVRDWAIEDSSQELWK, from the exons ATGTATTTTCTCAGGCAGGACAAATCGACTTGGTTAACAG gttaTGAGGACGGCAAGATGGAGTTCCCAGatcacagcagacatttacTCCAGTGTCTGAGCGAGCAGCGGCACCAGGGCTTCCTGTGTGACTCCACGGTGCTGGTGGGCGATGCCCAGTTCCGGGCCCACCGTGCCGTGTTGGCCTCCTGCAGCATGTACTTTCACCTCTTCTACAAGGACCAGCTGGACAAGCGAGACGTGGTGCACCTCAACAGCGACATTGTCACAGCCCCGGCCTTTTCCCTGCTCCTGGAGTTCATGTACGAGGGCAAGCTGCAGTTCCAGGACCTTCCCGTAGAGGATGTGCTGGCAGCGGCCAGCTACTTGCACATGTATGACATTGTCAAGGTGTGTAAGAAACGTTTGAAGCAGAAGGCCACGGCGGAGGCAGACAGCACGCGCAGAGAAGAGGACGGTGGCTCCAGCTGCTCCGATAAGGCCGACAGTCTATCAGATGGGTCTACGGGCCGGCCTGCGACTGCCGACCTGCTGCacagtgatgaagaggaggaggggaagggcGAGGGAGGACCGCTGTGGCTGAGGCTGCCGTCTGCAGACAGACCAGGGACGCCAGCCATGGCTACAACAAGCCCGCACGGCGAGGCGGAGATGCAGGGTGGGGAGGCGctgggggagggagggaagctGCTTTCCCCGGCAGGCAGCCCCACCAGCTCCACCGGATCCCTCTCACAGAGATCCCACCGCTCCGTGAGCTCTCGTGGAGGGCACAGGGGCAGGAGGGTGTCGAATGATGCGGCTGACTGCGTCCTGGACCTGTCAGTCAAGCCGATCGCCGGTAGCAACCACAGTAACCACCACCAGTCCTATTTCAGCGGAGCAGCCACACCAGACAGCCTCCAGAGCCCATTGGCTGTGAGGGTGAAGGTGGAGAGGGGTGTGGCTTCGGACGAGGAAGAGGAGCTGGGAGGTGGGGACTATGAAATGGAGCACAGCGGCATCACCAAGGCCACGGTTCCCAGCGCCAATGGGGGCCTGACCCACCACGGGGTCGGAGGGCCTCTGTCGGCCCAGAGGAGGCTCGGCCTGGAAGCGCACCTGTCCGCTCTACGAGAGGCCTCTCTGGCCTCGGAGCTGGAGCGTGAGGAGAAGCCTTCGGCCACGGCAGACGACGAGGACATACTGGGGGGTGAAAATGAGCGCGCCCAGGCCGAGGCGGCCAGCATGGATAATTCCCTGCTGCCCTACGTCTCCAACATGCTCTCAGCGCAACACACCCAGATCTTCATGTGCCCGCTGTGTAACAAGGTATTCCCCTCCCCGCACATCCTCCAGCTTCACCTCAGCTCCCACTTCAGGGAGCAGGAGGGCATCCGCTCCAAGCCCGCCGGGGACGTCAACGTGCCCACCTGCACCATCTGCAGCAAGACCTTCTCCTGCATGTACACGCTGAAGCGCCACGAGCGGACACACTCCGGTGAGAAACCCTACACCTGCACCACCTGCGGCAAGAGCTTCCAGTACTCACACAACCTCAGCCGCCACGCAGTGGTGCACACGCGTGAGAAGCCGCATGCTTGTAAGTGGTGCGAGCGGCGCTTCACGCAGTCCGGGGACCTCTACCGACACATTCGCAAGTTCCATTGCGAACTGGTCAACTCGCTGTCAGTGAAGAGCGAACCGCTGGCGCTGCCCAATGTCAGGGATTGGGCGATTGAGGACAGCTCCCAGGAACTGTGGAAGTAG
- the zbtb18 gene encoding zinc finger and BTB domain-containing protein 18 isoform X3 encodes MEFPDHSRHLLQCLSEQRHQGFLCDSTVLVGDAQFRAHRAVLASCSMYFHLFYKDQLDKRDVVHLNSDIVTAPAFSLLLEFMYEGKLQFQDLPVEDVLAAASYLHMYDIVKVCKKRLKQKATAEADSTRREEDGGSSCSDKADSLSDGSTGRPATADLLHSDEEEEGKGEGGPLWLRLPSADRPGTPAMATTSPHGEAEMQGGEALGEGGKLLSPAGSPTSSTGSLSQRSHRSVSSRGGHRGRRVSNDAADCVLDLSVKPIAGSNHSNHHQSYFSGAATPDSLQSPLAVRVKVERGVASDEEEELGGGDYEMEHSGITKATVPSANGGLTHHGVGGPLSAQRRLGLEAHLSALREASLASELEREEKPSATADDEDILGGENERAQAEAASMDNSLLPYVSNMLSAQHTQIFMCPLCNKVFPSPHILQLHLSSHFREQEGIRSKPAGDVNVPTCTICSKTFSCMYTLKRHERTHSGEKPYTCTTCGKSFQYSHNLSRHAVVHTREKPHACKWCERRFTQSGDLYRHIRKFHCELVNSLSVKSEPLALPNVRDWAIEDSSQELWK; translated from the coding sequence ATGGAGTTCCCAGatcacagcagacatttacTCCAGTGTCTGAGCGAGCAGCGGCACCAGGGCTTCCTGTGTGACTCCACGGTGCTGGTGGGCGATGCCCAGTTCCGGGCCCACCGTGCCGTGTTGGCCTCCTGCAGCATGTACTTTCACCTCTTCTACAAGGACCAGCTGGACAAGCGAGACGTGGTGCACCTCAACAGCGACATTGTCACAGCCCCGGCCTTTTCCCTGCTCCTGGAGTTCATGTACGAGGGCAAGCTGCAGTTCCAGGACCTTCCCGTAGAGGATGTGCTGGCAGCGGCCAGCTACTTGCACATGTATGACATTGTCAAGGTGTGTAAGAAACGTTTGAAGCAGAAGGCCACGGCGGAGGCAGACAGCACGCGCAGAGAAGAGGACGGTGGCTCCAGCTGCTCCGATAAGGCCGACAGTCTATCAGATGGGTCTACGGGCCGGCCTGCGACTGCCGACCTGCTGCacagtgatgaagaggaggaggggaagggcGAGGGAGGACCGCTGTGGCTGAGGCTGCCGTCTGCAGACAGACCAGGGACGCCAGCCATGGCTACAACAAGCCCGCACGGCGAGGCGGAGATGCAGGGTGGGGAGGCGctgggggagggagggaagctGCTTTCCCCGGCAGGCAGCCCCACCAGCTCCACCGGATCCCTCTCACAGAGATCCCACCGCTCCGTGAGCTCTCGTGGAGGGCACAGGGGCAGGAGGGTGTCGAATGATGCGGCTGACTGCGTCCTGGACCTGTCAGTCAAGCCGATCGCCGGTAGCAACCACAGTAACCACCACCAGTCCTATTTCAGCGGAGCAGCCACACCAGACAGCCTCCAGAGCCCATTGGCTGTGAGGGTGAAGGTGGAGAGGGGTGTGGCTTCGGACGAGGAAGAGGAGCTGGGAGGTGGGGACTATGAAATGGAGCACAGCGGCATCACCAAGGCCACGGTTCCCAGCGCCAATGGGGGCCTGACCCACCACGGGGTCGGAGGGCCTCTGTCGGCCCAGAGGAGGCTCGGCCTGGAAGCGCACCTGTCCGCTCTACGAGAGGCCTCTCTGGCCTCGGAGCTGGAGCGTGAGGAGAAGCCTTCGGCCACGGCAGACGACGAGGACATACTGGGGGGTGAAAATGAGCGCGCCCAGGCCGAGGCGGCCAGCATGGATAATTCCCTGCTGCCCTACGTCTCCAACATGCTCTCAGCGCAACACACCCAGATCTTCATGTGCCCGCTGTGTAACAAGGTATTCCCCTCCCCGCACATCCTCCAGCTTCACCTCAGCTCCCACTTCAGGGAGCAGGAGGGCATCCGCTCCAAGCCCGCCGGGGACGTCAACGTGCCCACCTGCACCATCTGCAGCAAGACCTTCTCCTGCATGTACACGCTGAAGCGCCACGAGCGGACACACTCCGGTGAGAAACCCTACACCTGCACCACCTGCGGCAAGAGCTTCCAGTACTCACACAACCTCAGCCGCCACGCAGTGGTGCACACGCGTGAGAAGCCGCATGCTTGTAAGTGGTGCGAGCGGCGCTTCACGCAGTCCGGGGACCTCTACCGACACATTCGCAAGTTCCATTGCGAACTGGTCAACTCGCTGTCAGTGAAGAGCGAACCGCTGGCGCTGCCCAATGTCAGGGATTGGGCGATTGAGGACAGCTCCCAGGAACTGTGGAAGTAG